The region gtgcagagctaactactaagtagagtagcaacactctataGAAGATTTTGCTACAAActattctgaaaaggctggtatatacactgtaccgTATAACTGGAAAATTTGGTGAATTAGCCATTTGAACTGACTTGGTGGTTTTTTAATGTGGCGTGGGTACTACAGCAATGACGTTGCGTCCACcggaaaactttaatttggcgaTATTGTGTAAAATTCGCCACATTTTACATTTTCCAGTTATACGGTAACTCAAAATCGAAGCATTACTTTACAAATTTAAatgtgactagaagcctatacaaGCTCTTACTTCAATTTCATTGATCATTGAGCAACTgcagcagtctacacagacagacaaacacacacactataacgTATACCTCACTGCACATGCAACACACCGAGGTATAACAATTATAACCTTAGAGGTACAGTGTAATAGCGAGAATACAAATTCAATAATGCATCTCAGTACTTACCCATTTCCCGACAGTTGATTTCCAGCCAATGATGCTGGACTGCACCCAGGCATGTGACTTGACGGTGGACCCacactagttgggcggagtccaaccaacgcttaGAGCGAAGcattggttggactccgcccaactagacCCACACAGCACTGTGGACTTTGACAAACACACTCCTGCAAATGCAACAGTGAAATACATGGTTGGATCAGCATGGTTAGATCAACTCAGAGTATAACGCTCTAAGGAACGTGCCTAGAAAAAACTAGTCTAAGACTCAAATGTGGCCTATAAATCAGCCTGGAGGCTGGGGCTTTGTCAATAAGTTGAAGCCCCAAACCTGGTCTCAAATACAAGACCGCATGGGTTACATTGTTCAAAAGAATTCCTTGGCCACGATTCTAACATTACCCTACAGTCATGCCTACCATCTTCTATCACAACGTTTGGTCCGATGACCACACTCGGTCCGATTCAGCAGTCCTCACCAATCTTAGCAGTGGGGTGCTACAATAAGAAAACAGGAATAACCATGCATTGTTACATGCACATGTTCATAAAAGAAACACAAACTCTATGCATGGGTACTACATTACAAATATGCCACACTCACTGAAACCCACGTATAAAGTGTAACACTCGCAAAAAGCATCATGCACCTGTACGATAGTCTGCACACAATAcgaagtatgtacatgtacagtacacaactAAATAACACACGTACCACAAGAACATTTCCAACAAAATTATCTCCCTTCGATAACTTTGCTGGGTGATTGTCCGCAAGATACGACAAGTACATCCCCACACCTGTGACAAAGTCTTTGGGCTGACCAATATCCATCCAGAAACCTGAAACCAGAGATAGTTAAATCATgtgatggtcatgtgattaGTAAGTCACCTTGTAAGCTATAGGTGAATAATTCTCCTTTTTTTGCCATATATGGGAACACTTCTTTCTCAATCGACATGAATCTAACCTGTAACCATAGCACAAACATAGATAACTAACTATACGTGCATGTTGGACAAAGAAGAGAGTGAATGAATACATGCAGTCGGCCAAGAGTATAACtaactatacgtacatgtatgccaTGGACAGAGAAGAAGAGTACATGCAGTCGGCCAGGGTCATGATTGTCATACAAATACTGAGTATAGGTTTTAGCGAGTTGATGATGGAGGGCATACAAGAAACAACCTACAAGGGAGCTCAATACGAACAAGAATCCTCTGAATAAGGAACGTATTAAAGTGTACTTTTACTTTATTTAGACGTTTGCTGTAGTATTTTAACTAGCAGGTTAAGCAACTAAAATGCAAAAGAAAGCAtacttatacatgcagtactgtaaATAAAAACTGTGCTTCGGGGCGTAGCCGCAGGAGGCATATGGCAAACCTGTTCGTGTGCCTGTCTATTCCAGCTCTACATTGTAACTGCTCGGCGGTTGCAATAAAAATACAAGCACATGTAAGAGCTTAATTCTAGCCACGTTTTCATTAGcagatttgcaaactaaagctttctcgagttatggctagttttactTACAGTGAGGCTGTTGCCGTCTTTTCAGAATCATGCCTATAACATCATCTTTTCGCACTATGAGTTAGCTTCCATTAAGGTGAATCTACGAGAGTACGAAAACAGCTGCAAAGTCACTATGAGAAAGCAGCAGCCACTACTGAACCTTGACCTCTTTGCACATCCACCTGTTTTTTTTTATCTTCGCACATTTACCCCTTTTCTCAGTATTATGCTCATGCTATATAGATCCACCCTTTTCTACAAATTTACAATTAATCATTTCTTCCtctaacaataataatacttgGTAAGCGAAACAAACAAGCCAGAACAAAATATGCCAGAGACAGTTAGCACCGCGATGCTTAAACACTCGTTATAGTTAAGAAACAAGCAGACAGACAAGCAATAGTTATGTTACTGATTCTAAAACAAACCTCAATCCTCTTCAGAACTGATGGGTTAAAGATGTACATGCCTGCGTTGATCTTGTTCGACACAAATACTTTTGGTTTCTCCATAAATCTCTGTATCTGTCCACTTTCCTCATTGTACACCACAACCCCGTATTTGGACGGCTCTTCCACCCGAGTCACCTGACATAGGAGAGGAGGttttttttacatgtacacactaagAGCTTGAGTGATCAAAAGTATTGTAATTAGGTAGTATTGTAAGGTGGTTAAACAGTAGCTCTAAAGTGATACTTGTACGTTTATGTATGCTATCAGCAatcagctatacatgtagtagcctcgattccaggccgcaaagaGAAAGGCGCCTTTCtctttgcggcctggaatcgaggctatacatgtagctattataaCTATGATACGGTGTATATAACTGAGCTCAGAAAACTGCTGAGCGTATCTGTATGGAGGCCTGGTCAAATAAGTTATTGAACTGACCACAATGGTTCCTTCTTTCCCGTGAGCTAGCTTTGTGCGCCTCTAGCATCTTGGTGAAGGGGTAGTTGCAGATTACGTCATTGTTGAGGACAAAGAAAGGGGAGAAGTCAGCATCCAATATGTCTCGGGCAAGGGCAAGGGGACATGAAAGATGTGTCAAATTATTTATGGTCCATACAAAGTAAGGAATGGCCACTTTCAtggggtatacatgtactactctagcctcgttcccaggccgatttttctttaatagaacgaagttgaaaaatacggcctggttgattgtatcatagattgaagagttagactAACTCGTCAATCtatgattgtatctgggcgtgattATTTTTTACCCTGTATAAGTTTAATACCATAatttacatgtagctctgtgtatgcGCTCGAGTACTAAAATCTAGTACTAAAATCTAGCCATcgattatatagctagctggctatgGCAAGTTAAGTTGTGCAAGAAGGTCTcgctctcatggcagaacagaCGCATGCTCTCCAGCTCCTGTCAGAAGGAAGAAACGTCTTTGTCTGGTTTTCAACATGGTCTCTTTGCTATCAATTACTGCCCTTTGTGATAGACTACAAGCTAGTAGGTAGGACCACACTGCCGGCCCTTGTCGACAGGTGTGTTGTTTTTGCAAAATCTCTATGCTTTTGTTTTTCGGTTCCTACAACCACGCCCAGACACAATCAATACCAAAATTGTCACTGTTACTTTTCTTGATTGTCCACCCGGATTTGAAGTCCATTTTTCTTCTGGAAGACCTAAATGTGATTGCGAAAAACAACTCCAAATTCATGACGACAGTATTCAGTGTTTGATTGCGAGCCAAGTGATTGTACCACCTCCAGGCTCCTGGGTAGGCTACTACAACACTTCCACCCCGGATAAGGTCGTCAGGGGGGCACTCTTTCATCGATATTGCCCCTACAATTACTGTCACTCAAATCAGTCGTACATTTCTCTCAATAATACCGACATGCAGTGCTCCTCCAACAGATCTGGGATAATGTGTGGACAGTGTCAAAAAGGTCTCAGTCTCGCCCTTGGCAGAAATAAGTGTGCAAAATACTCGAGTATTAGCCTGctatttattattgtgtttgCCTTAGCTGGGGTCGCATTAGTTGTgctgttgtttgtgttgaGGCTTACGGTAACAGAAGGAAGTATTAACGGATTAATATTTTACATGAATGTCTTGAAGATGAACCATTTTCTGCAGGGAAACGAAACAAATTTTCTGAGTGTGTTTACTGCATGGATGATTTGGATATAGGAATCGATTTATGCTTTTATGATGGAATGGACTCGATAGCAAAAACATTCTTACAGTTTGTTTTCCCTGCATACATATGGTTGCTTGTTATTTTGGTGATAGTTCTCGCAAAAAGGTTTCGATTCATTTCAAACTTAGTTGGACAAAGAGCAGTTCAAGTTCTAGCCACTCTGTTGCTTCTCTcttatacagtgcatccagtctaaagagtagaataccaaaaatgtgtgagtagttgtacttaaatgtaaatatcttatgattggaacatttctaagaaaatctgctgataccattgtgtaggcgaatgaataagctacaacatatccaaaattgtttccatgacaacataaggtggtgggtttgtggtaattaataaaacagtacccaattgttatagtgggtaatcggttagggagagaaaaggccaacggtttccggctaaggtttggaactttgtcacaacatctatagatagtttggctatcATGAAAGATTCGATGTTACTTAAATATATCTACACATTctccgcagtgctcaaaattgctagtttttagtgccgtttcggttagggagagatttgaagaaaatctcatggctaaggtctaaaaattacacggagtaagcttgaataaatAATTGTTTAACTTTTGATACAAAAAATATttccagaaatactttagttccagagataattgatgttacgtacatttttttacgatcacccccattaTCTCCAAAATTATTTCGCACTACAataacttttggggaaatatttttgaatcatGTAGCTTATCTTTTACctatggtatcagcacaatttcttagaaatgttccaatcttgagatacatctaagtacaactactcaccaatttttgtattctactctctagactggatgcactgtacaaaaCTTCAACGAGTGATTGTTACATCTCTCACATATACCACTTTGTTATATCCCAGGGCTCAATCCAGGGGCGTACACAGGGTGGTGcttagggtgctccagcacccccatccagactctggtgctccagcaccctatacagactcagagaagctcaagtagatagttcaaccatcactggctggctagaaggaagctacacttactgcagctatctacagcttaatagtgatagttacaataactttataccagttagatctagctagctagctaagctggCCTAAAAAACTTACTTTTCTTCGATCGTTACTGGGATATCCATGGGAACTAGTAAAgagtggggaggggctcaataaTAAGGCTAGGCAGCAGGAAGTGGTTTGCTGTATCAAACACATAGAACACTTGATTGCTTCACAACATGCAGCACAACAAGGTTCTTGGATCCAGGTACATGaggtatagtataattatataattaagcctacatgtatgtacaataaattaataataatcaatgtttgcaatgtaaactacaaagtctcttttcctcaacatcaaggtactggtggtcatactttgtacgctgcctgtcacctcctggtaagctgatcaatcttttagtggcctgaaaagaaaagaatcaaGACTGTCGTCAGATCAAGCAAAGGAACAAACGTTTATCATCACTTACACTTCTACATTTACACAGAGTAGACTAGACATGATTGCATTGACATTTGACATACCTTAAGAAGAGTTGGCTAGAGTTTGCCATCCCAGGCGAATTGAGCTTCTGGTCATAAACATTCTTGACTTGCTGATGTTGTATATACTGTCAGTACTGTGCACCATCTAGAAAACAGTGGGCGTTGCCGACAAAAGGGGCGTGACTTccaggaagtgggcgtggtttaaATTTTGCGGCGCGCTTCGCCATTCACTGAATCCTAGGATCGCCCCTGCAATCCATTATGCTTGGTTaacgtttcaggttactgggtggaggcTGGGCTTTGGGTAACTTCAgtcatactatgccagtatctagatagtggcacagttcaccatttgacctgtgccatatggcagatattggcacagtgtttcctttgatctgcccgctcaaaatgcaacaaaaacCACTTTTGGTATGTATTTCCTGTCTTGGTTTATACAATACTTGTGGTAAGGTAATACTATAGCTAGTGGTATGTATTTCCTGTCACACTTGGATCTTGGGTGACTGCCAGATTTAGAATGTATAGGAAGTTTGCTGTGTTGCTACTAGCTTCAACCATACATACTACAGCTGTATGGTACCTAGCCAAATTATCTTTTGAAACCCAATGTGAGCATCTGGATCACAAGCAATGGAGCCAACCAACAGATGCCACAGCTGTATCCAATGACTTACCTGAAACAGCTAATATTCCAAATAATGTACTACTCGTGATGGTCATTTCAACACCCGAGAACAGAGCTAGGAGAGATGTGATTAGGAAGACTTGGGTGGGTAGCTATGTCGAACATAAAAAGAAGTTTGCAGTCAAATTTGTTATAGGAGCCCTTGATCTAAATGTTAATGAAACAGAGTCGCTGATTTCAGAGAATAAGACGTTTGGCGATGTATTACTTTTGACCGATCACCTGGATTCATACAAGAATCTCACCAGGAAAGTTTTACATACCTTTGTGTGGGTAGACAAGAACACAAACTACTCCTTTGTACTGAAACTTGACGACGACTCATTCCCTAAGTTGGATCAGATTGAATTGGAATTGAAAAAAAGAACTAACCGAAAACCTCTCTACTGGGGTTTGGTTGCATCACGAGGTACCCCAATGAAAGAAGGGCCGTGGGCGGAACCACATTGGAACTTGTGTGACACTTATCTGCCGTATGCATTGGGAGGGGGTTATGTATTATCTAAAGACCTTATACACAGAATTGCTATCAATGCTCACGGTCTTACACTCTACAACAATGAAGATGTCTCAGTTGGAGCTTGGATCAGTCCATTCAACTTGGAAAGAAAAAATGACAAACGATTTCGTGCAGATATGCAAAAAAACTGGCATCACGATCAGTGCAAGGACTATCTTCTTGTTCATCATCTGTCTATTGAAGATGCTAAGAAAACTCATGAAATAATGAAGAATAAAGGTGTTTTGTGTTAAGGTTCTATTCCTTCTtattttatcataattatatgagtgCAATCACCACCATTGATTAGTAATATCAAGAGTTCACTAATATATAcacaggggcgtaggcaggaatttgaggaaggggggggcTGAGCTGTTCGCGCCAGAAACTACTTGGCGCGGAGCGCCGAAAATTCCGGTGACCAggagccacaccccctaattaatgactcattgcgcatgtgcaagaaatagccacaccttgcttcaattaataatactgctaaagctagctagctagccgtagctagctagcttagttctgttgcactaaagaatcaaagttactagtatagtatagctagctcttggacatgctgtttgtctgccactaatctataccagtaattcccaggctgaagactcatcagagaaggtggggctcttagtgtagtttttgcagagaaagggggggctccagcccccaaagccctccccctccctacgcccctgataCAGGTGAATGTCAACAGATTGCTGTATTGAATTTAAGCGAAAAGCCACTGACTGTCGTGGTTAAAAGATCATTGTTCGTTTGGATCGTGATCTAAATCACTTTCACAAATATTGTGGGCCATTGCGGAGCTCTAAAACATGGTGTGTGTTTATAGATGTAATCCATTGAACTGTTGTACGAGACTACACGTATAATATCCTCACGATTTAGTGTCTCTTATACATTGACTTCGAATACAATAATTCTCATTTTGTAAGACGGTGCCTGTGAAGTATTGGACTATCAGGTGGAGAGCACCTCTTCTTCCGAGGGGGAGGAAGATGAATAGGAGGCAGTGAGGAAGCAGCAGGccatgtgtgcgtgtttgtatCTTTGTAAAATTTATCAcctatggggggggggggttctgATTTCCAGGTGTCACGACTAAAGAATCATTCTAATGTCCTGATAGCCTACCAACATATACAATTATAAGCTTATATGGTAGCTGTACACTAGTTGCAGTATACTTCACAGTTGCTCTCAGACAGGGAACAAAGTTGCGAGCTGGACGAACTGAACAAGGTACTGTGTGTTTGTAATTAATTTGAGAGAACGGTTTTTTTTCCATATATAGTACATTATGCCACCCACCCACATAAATCTCGTACAACATAGTTGCACACACTGTTGATACATTATTTGCTATCAAATTCAAGCTGGCTGTTTCTTCTATCTGCTAccagttgtaaatgaataaaCTATGTTGTAATAAgttccacaataattattctgtatGCACAATTTCAGCACAAATTATTCATGTGacgtgcatgtgtatacagacAATTTCCCCTTACACAGTACCAATATCACCCCCATGCACCACTGCATATATAAGTATCAAGGCGAATAACCAGTGGGAAGTGATTTGGTGTGTACAGTGATTGTTTGATAACAATTTGGGAAAGTCCTGGGCTGTTATACAGATTCCCTGAAGTCATACATGTATCATGCCTGTGTGTTTGAGGACACTGAGAATTTAAAAGCCGTGTGCCAAATAATAGCAAAAAGTTACTTTACATCTACTGTGCCCAGCCATCCATAGTCCAGCCATTCTGTTTGAACTTTACACACGGGGAAAACACTGGGAATTTCGCTGTTCATTTGGCTCATTCGGAGGTTTTCACTCATaaaacattgtagtaataattattatgttaagTAAGTGGTGCcagtggggggggggcggtGCAATGGGTCCGGATGGCAAATTTTGGTACTTGGGGTGCAACCAAGGCGTATACAGCCCTTGGTGCAACCGACCTAATATGTATCTAGTGCGCCTGCGTGGtagaagtacatgcatggaggACTGTTGGGGTGCACGTAGGGTTATTATAAagacacacagtacactgatTTAAGTACAAACAAACTCATAAGTATATAAAATTTGTGACCTAATCCTAACTAAATTTGTTGCaatttgagtgggcagatcaaaggaaacactgtgccaatatctgccataattatggcacaggtcaagccttgaactgtgccactatctagatactggcatagtacgGCTGAAGTTACCTGAAGCCCACCCTcaacccagtaacctgaaacagtcccttttatagtataacgtttttcatgcgtctggtgcattccacaagccaccacaagtagttgaaactagttgtcctatacaaggagtgatgtgtacacagaaaggaatgcacaaggaatgcaacaaatcagttgttacacaacTCACTCGTGCacacattggatatattggaTGATGGAAATATAAACTACCTTGAAGGGGGAGGCACATTGCTCTGTTTGTGGTGGCTATTGTTTGTTTTATTTTGTTGATTTTACCGTATACGATTCTGCTAATATTCTTCAAATTCTTTCAAGCTTGCTCTGATAAGAAACTGATGTCATGATTGATGCATACGCTGGTCCTTATAAGGACAATCTTCGATTTTTAGTAGTTATTTTCATCCATATTCAAGTACACCCCAATTCGTTCGTGTGTTTCCTGCATTAGGAGGAGGTTTACTGAAGATGAAGTCAACAGAGGAAACGATGAAGACTTATTATTTGATGATCGATATGAAGCCGTTGTTGAGTCTGATGAGGATGAACTCAAAGACACTGTTGGTTGAACATGAAGTAGATAGTCTTTGCAACATATCACACTGAGCACAGCTCTAGTTCATATATACAGGCAATGCCGGctatttggtttggcacggattgccgaaaattatacccactatacggtatactttTTGACCGAAACAAAACGTTTAGTTTAGTTTAGTTTTGTAGAAATGATGTAGCACTACACTGGAAACTACTCTCTTCACTGCGCTCTGGAGACTGGTaagctgccgtgttgagagttgtcctgttggaatgcaattagaacaaaccacaaaatgcgTAATGCGTGGGTGATATTGCTTCAGCCTCGAGAACAGACCGCCAGTGTGGTACTTATACTCGAGTCCGATAATatattttgtgcagtaataGTTAGCGCGTGGGCGGTGGCACATGACTATTTGTGACGTTTTCATTCTTGTGGGAGCGTGAAATTCTTCACGCACTGGGATAACTAGCGGGAGTCGTTGTCAGTCTAATGCACTACAACTAAATGCCAGTTAATCAACTGAAACGTTTTCATTTTTCATTCAGGACAATACAGAATTGGggggaatataattatgtccacaTAGCATCCAACTATTGAGATTCCCCCAAAGTATTATACTAGCACAAAGCTCACAAAGTTAGACAAATTCAATGCAAAATGTGCAATTGTCTCAAAAACAGACTGATATAATCATGTGAGAATTAGATACTAGCTAATTGCACAATGCAGAATGTATATCGGATATTCAATAAATGTCACATGATAATTTGTGGTTCTGGCACCGAGGTACCAATGTTCTTGTGTGGGAGTATGCGGCCACCGTTAATGTACAACTCATCTTGAATGATAACATCTTCCCCGAGCACAGAAATGTTCTCCATCCTCACCTATACAGGAAAAACACCAGATAATGATGGCATTGATCGACCATGAtggttgctaaaaaggatgccaaagtTTATGAATGGCTGCTGTTCTCCATGATCCAAAACAGTGCATGCTACAAActattctgaaaaggctggTATATACACTGCACCGTATAACTGGAAAATTTGgcgaatgagccatttgaactGACTTGGCGGTTTCTTAATATGGCATGGGTACTACAGCAATGATTGCATCCACcggaaaactttaatttggcgaTAAATATTGTGTAAAATTCGCCACATTTTCTAGTTATAC is a window of Halichondria panicea chromosome 13, odHalPani1.1, whole genome shotgun sequence DNA encoding:
- the LOC135346482 gene encoding beta-1,3-galactosyltransferase 6-like; translation: MYRKFAVLLLASTIHTTAVWYLAKLSFETQCEHLDHKQWSQPTDATAVSNDLPETANIPNNVLLVMVISTPENRARRDVIRKTWVGSYVEHKKKFAVKFVIGALDLNVNETESLISENKTFGDVLLLTDHLDSYKNLTRKVLHTFVWVDKNTNYSFVLKLDDDSFPKLDQIELELKKRTNRKPLYWGLVASRGTPMKEGPWAEPHWNLCDTYLPYALGGGYVLSKDLIHRIAINAHGLTLYNNEDVSVGAWISPFNLERKNDKRFRADMQKNWHHDQCKDYLLVHHLSIEDAKKTHEIMKNKGVLC